TTTGCCGCGTACTTCAATTTTGCCGTCCTGTCGTTGAAACGTGAAAGCCAGAAGCTGGTGGTTTCGTGAAAGAACCTATTCACTTCGCCCATGGCAATGGCTTTCCTTCGCTTTGTTACAGTCAATTATTTAACGCGTTAAGTGACGATTTCGACTGCTTCTACATTGACAAAGTCGGGCACAATCCCGGGTACCCGGTGACTGAAAACTGGCCATTTCTGGTCGAGGAAGTGTTAGACAGCATCAAACAACAAATCAATCAGCCGGTGATTGCGGTAGGGCATTCGCTTGGCGGCGTACTCAGCCTGTTGGCGGCTATACGGGAGCCTTCGCTTTTCAAGGCGGTGGTTATGCTTGATTCACCTCTGCTGGGACGCCTTAAGTCAAGCATGCTGCGTCTCGCCAAAGTGCTCGGGTTTATCGATCACATTACCCCGGCATTCAGAACCCGGGGCCGCAGGCGCAAATGGCCGACACAGGAACAGCTCTTGGCTTATCTTAAGGACAGGCCCCTGTTCAGAACATTCAGCAAGGCTTGTCTTCAGGATTACATTGATTATGGTCTTTACCGTGATGAAGAGGGCTATCATTTGGTATTTGACAGCCATATCGAATACCAGATTTATCGAACCATTCCTCATCATCTCCATCAGTATGCCGGTCAATTAACAGTACCCACTGCGCTCATTTATGGCGCACAGAGTAATGTGGTGGATCGATTTGACGTTCGCTACATGAAAACGCATTACCATATTGACTGTTTTAAAATGAGGGGAACCCATATGTTACCGATGGAAAGACCAAAATTAACCGCCAGGCAGGTTATTCAGGCGCTGGATGTTATACTTAAAAAATGACGTGTAAAATATAAAATGTGGATTAAGGCTATTTATTAAAAGGAGAGAACTGTGCCGCATAGCTTGATTGTGTTTGCGCTGATTGGCGTATCGCTTTGGTTATTGTCCAGGCAGGCATCGATTGTCGTTTGGGCAATCAGTTATGCCATTCTGACGGGTTTGTACATTCAATATGGCACTCCGGGCCTGGTTTCTCAGGTACTCCTGTGCCTGTTGACTGCCACTTTTGTTTTGGCCTCGATTCGTCCTTTACGCCGCAATCTCCTGTCTCGTCGCTTATTTGCTCGAATCAGCAAGGAAATGCCGGTCATGTCGGCCACTGAACGCGAGGCACTCGAAGCGGGCACTATCACCTGGGAAGGGGATTTATTCAGCGGTGCACCTGATTTTAACAAGTTGCTTAAAGCCCCAACCGTCAGTTTTACAGATGAAGAGCAGGCTTTCATGGATGGACCGCTTAACGAGCTCTGCCGCATGATTGACGATTGGGACATTACCCACAATCGGGCGGACATGCCCCCTGACATGTGGCAATTTATCAAGGAGAAGGGCTTTTTCGGCATGATCATTCCCAAGGAGTACGGTGGGCTTGATTTTTCTGCCAGTGCTCAGGCTGCGATATTGTCGCGAATTTATGGCCGTTCAGTCACTGTGGCATCAACCATCTCGGTGCCTAACTCCCTAGGCCCTGCGGAATTGCTGCTTAAATACGGTACTAAAGAGCAAAAGGACTATTATCTTCCCCGTCTTGCTGATGGTCGTGAGATTCCCTGCTTTGCGTTGACCGGACCCAATGCGGGTTCTGATGCCGCCTCCATGCCAGATAAAGGCATTGTCTGTCGGCAAACCGTGGATGGTCAGGAGGTGCTCGGGGTTCGTCTGACCTGGAATAAACGGTACATTACTTTATGTCCCATCGCCACCGTGATTGGTCTGGCATTCAGAATGTTCGATCCTGACAATCTGTTAGGGAAGGGAAGCGATGTAGGGATCAGTTGTGCCCTGATTCCCGCCAAAACCCCAGGAGTAATAAGAGGCCGCCGCCATTTCCCGCTCAATACCGCCTTTATGAACGGTCCTACCCAGGGTAAGGATGTTTTCATCCCCATGGATTACCTTATCGGGGGGGCTGCAATGGCCGGGAGCGGTTGGCGGATGTTGATGGAATGCTTAAGTGCAGGCCGTGCTATTTCCTTGCCTTCCAGCGGCTTGGGCGGATCGCAGGCTGCTGCTTTGGCTACCGGTGCCTATGCTCGCGTTCGTAAACAGTTTAATACGTCCATCGCCAATTTTGAGGGCATCGAAGAACCACTGGCTCGCATTGCTGCCAACGCTTACCTTATTGATGCCGCGTTAACCATGACGGCTGCCGCCATTGATCATGGCGCCAAGCCATCTGTCGCAGGTGCCATTCTTAAATACCATACCACTGAACGCGCCAGACGGGTTGCGCTCGATGCGATGGATATTCACGGCGGTAAGGGCATTTGCCTGGGGCCCAATAATTACATGGGGCGCGGTTATCAAAGCGCTCCCATCGGTATTACCGTTGAGGGGGCCAATATTCTTACTCGAAGTCTGATTATTTTTGGTCAGGGTGCTGTTCGCTGTCATCCCTACGTTTTCAAGGAAATTGAAAGCGTGCGGGAAAATAATCTGGCTCTTTTTGATAAAGCCTTTTGGGGGCATGGCGCGTTTATGCTGGCCAATTTCACCAAATCCGTGTTGTTTAATCTGACGGATGCCCATTTTACACGTGCACCGCGCAGCCGAGTCAAACGGTATTATCAATTGATTCATCGCTACAGCAGCAATTTAGCCTTTGCTTCTGACTTTGCCATGACGGTCATTGGTGGTGAGCTTAAGCGCAAGGAAAAAATTTCTGCCCGTCTGGGCGATGTTTTAAGCTACCTTTATCTGGCGTCTGCCGTGCTTAAGCGTTTCCACGATGACCATGAACCCGAAGCCGATTTGCCGTTGGTGGAGTGGTGTTGCCAGCATTTGTTCCATGAGTGCGACTTAGCCCTGCAAGGCGTCATGACCAACATCAAGCCCCGTGCGGCACGGATAATATTGCGGGCAGTCATCAATCCCTGGGGTGGTTTAAGGAAACAACCTTCTGATCGTCTGGGGCAACAACTGGCACGTCTGCTGACTAACCCCAATGAATCACGGGATCGTTTAACGCGGCTTGTGTTTAAAGAAGCCACGGCCAATTGTCCAATTGGACGTCTTGAGGCGGCATTTCGCAAAATTTGCGCGGTTGAGCCTTTGGAGAAACGCGTTGCAGTGGCGGTAAAGGAGGGCACACTGCGTGCGCTAACCCTGCTTGAGCAGATTGATGAGGCTGAAAATGCCGGCATCCTGAGCAGCGAGCAGGCTGCCTTATTAAAAGAAGCGGAACTCGCCCGCCAGCACGTCATTGCTGTGGATGATTTCAGTCATGATGAATTAAGCCGTACCGCGCTACAGATTTCTGCGAAGGCAAAAAAGCATGAGCCGAGCAAAGACGATATCACGGAAAATATTTAAGCCGGGATGCCCGTCGGATTTTGCTGCTTCGCTATGCTGAGGCAGCAGAATCCCCGGGCAAGCCACGCGGCTTGAAAACCGTGTTGACTACTTCACTCCGGCTGTGCTGTCGTGTTGCCAATCCGCCGGTATCCCTGCCCTAACGACATAGCCATGCACAGGCCTTGTCCTGATGGAATTAACCAAACTGAAAAAATAACATGAAAAGTGGAGCGACATGCAATTGAGGGAAAGGAAAGCAATCCGGCATTCAGATGTCAGTAGCCAGTCGTCAGGAGTAGCGAGCTAAATTTCTTCCAATGCTTCATCCGGCATGGTGACATTTAACTCCAATACCGCACTGTCACCCATTCGTTCCAGATTGACACTGACTTTGTCACGAGTGACGGGAATGTATCTGGCAATCACTGCCAGAATTTCTTCCTGAAGTTTAGGCAAATAATCCGGGGTATTACGCTGAGTCCGCTCATGAGAAATAATGATCTGCAAGCGTTCTTTTGCAACGGATGCGGTGCTCGTGCGTTTTCTTAAGTAGTTGAATATGCTCATGCTGGAACATCCTCCTTGTTTTTACCGAACAACCGGCGCAAAATGCCTTTACGCTCATTGCTGACAAAACGCATGGGCCTGCTTTCGCCCAGGAAACGAGCAATCGCATCCTGATAGGCCAGGCCTGCGTCACTGGTTTCATCAAGAATCACAGGCGTACCTGTATTAGATGCTTTTAACACCGCTTTGGATTCGGGAATCACCCCAATCAGCGGGATAGCAAGAATTTCTTTAACGTCTTCCACAGATAACATTTCACCCTTTTCAACACGCTCCGGATCGTAGCGCGTCAGAAGTAAATGTTCCTGGACAGGGGCCTCATTATTGATTGCCCGTTTGGTTTTACTGGCCAAGATACCCAGAATACGATCGGAGTCACGAACGGATGAAACTTCCGGATTTGTCACAACAATGGCATGATCGGCGAAATGCATAGCCATCAGTGCCCCGGTTTCAATGCCGGCTGGCGAGTCACAAACAATGTACTCAAATTCCTTAGCCAATTCATTGAGTATCTTCTCCACGCCTTCCACAGTTAAAGCGTCCTTATCGCGGGTTTGTGACGCAGGCAGGATGCAGAGGTCAGGGACTCGCTTATCCTTGATTAAAGCCTGGTTAAGGCTGGCCTCGCCATTGATGACATTTATAAAATCATAAACGACACGCCGTTCGCATCCCATGATGATATCAAGATTTCGTAAACCAATATCAAAGTCAATGACAACGGTTTTGTGCCCGCGAAGAGCGAGTCCTGATGAAAAAGCCGCAGAAGTAGTGGTTTTTCCAACGCCGCCTTTACCTGAAGTCACAACGATTATCTTAGCCAACTCGGAACCTTCCTGTTAAAAGACTTGTTAACACTTTGCGTTCCAGTTTACACGTTATTGAATGAACAGTTCAAGCTCAACGGCTTAAATCCGGCAATATATTTTTGACACTGTCAACAATAAAGTCATCTGATCCATGGGCTATTGTTTTTAACAGAAACTGCACCTAAAATCCGCACACTTTTGGTTAATAAAAAACATTCATTTTAAGGGTCGTAATGATGTATCGCAAAATGTTGAAATCGAAAATCCATCGTGCCCGCGTAACGCACGCGGATCTGCATTACGAAGGCAGTATCACCATTTCACCGGAATTATTAAAAGCGGCTGATATTTTACCCTATGAAGCGGTGAATGTGTGGAATGTCACGGCCGGTACGCGATTTGAAACCTATGCCATTACGGGTGAGGAGAATTCCACCGCCATTTGTGTGAATGGCGCTGCGGCACATCTGGTTACTCCTGGCGATTTGATCATTATTGCCTCTTTCATTCAACTCAGTGAGGAGACGTGTGCGTCATTTAAACCGACGGTGGTGTTTGTCGATGAACATAACCGGTTTAGAGAAATTCGCCCGGAAACCTTGCCTGATTTGTGTGAAGCCTAAGCAACGATCCCTTCCACGGAAGGGATCCTTCATTACCAACTGCTTGAGCCGCAGCAGCCATACGTTGAAATATTGGGTTCGTTATAGGGATTGGCACAACAGCTGCGATACCCGCATCCGGACAGGCTGGTTGTTATTAAAGCAATCAAAGACACAAAAAGTATCTTCTTCATAGCGGCTTCCTTGTCAATTGTGTATCTTAAGTATATGACCTGATTTTAAATAATACAAATTCCAGTTTTGTTTTGAATTCAAATGCTTGCGATAAACACTTGCAGGACGAATTGGATAGGAGTAAAACTATCTTCCCCCGTAAAAAAAGGAATTCAACATGAAACTTTATTTCACTAAAGGAGCCTGTTCGCTGGCTGTAAGAATTGTTATCAATGAGATCGGTGTGGATTGCACGTACGAGTCGGTCAATTTGCAGGCAAAAAAAACAGAAAGCGGTAAAAATTACCTGGAAATTAATAAAAAAGGCGCAGTCCCTGCGCTTCAAACAGACAAGGGTGAAATTCTGACTGAAAACGCTGTCATTCTACAGTATTTGGCAGATACCTACGAGGCAAATAAACTGCTGCCGCCACTGCATGATTTTGAGCGTTATCGGGTGCTCGAATGCGTCAATTACATCACCACGGAGATTCATAAGACCTTGGGCGCGCTTTTTAATCCGGCAATGACGTCTGAAATCAGAGAAAAATTCACGTTGCCTACGCTGAAAACCAAATTTAACTATTTGAACTCCCTGCTGGATGGTCAGCCCTACCTGTGCGGCAACCACCTGACTTTGCCCGATGCCTATTTGTTTGTTATGTTAACCTGGACTTTCCATTTCAAAATCGATTTGCAGGAATGGCCGAATCTGGTTAAGCATTTCAAAAAATTAAGCCAGCATCCGTCGGTGGTTAAATCACTGCAAGAAGAGGGGATTGAGCTGGCGGGTTAAAGCACTTCCCGGACAATAGAACCCCGTGCACACTCCCTCTCCCGCTGGCGGGAGAGGTGGGGTTTTTAGGTAAAGAAACCCTGGCATATTGCCCTGTTCAGGTATATGATAGTTCCCCTGTTTCTGTTCAAAATCAAGCCTATCCGTTAAAGCATTTGGAGGACCTATGCGAATTAACACGTTATTTTTGGCCGTTTTATTTTCCATTACTACGCTTATCACCGGTTGCAGCAAGGATATTCCGCCTGGCGATTATGATTCATCCGAAGTGGGCAAAATTAAAAAAGTCGTACCGGGTGTGATTATTTCCATGCGTCCAGTCCGCCTGCACAATAAAGAGGCTGAAATCGGTATTACTCCTGGCTCTCGTGCCAATGCATCCAGTTCGTCTTATTCTGACCCCACCATGAATCGCTCTCACGGGTTTGAATATGTGATTAAACTCAATAGCGGCAGCATTATTTCGGTGGTTCAGGCTGATACGGTCAAGCTGAAAGTAAAGCAACCCATTTTAGTCATTTACGGCAGAAATACACGCGTTGTGCCCGATCATGGCAGTAACGATTATTAAAAACGGGCGGAGCTATTCCGCCCACTGACAGTTCCGCTCAAAAAATTAACCGAATGTTATTTATCATTCTTTCTAATGGTTGTATAATATTCGGTTAATTTCATTGCAGGGGGATTGATATGTCGCTTTCTATTGTGCAACAAGCGCTGACTTTTGATGATGTTTTGCTGGTTCCTGCCCATTCACTGGTTCTCCCCAAAGAAGTTTCCTTGCAAACCCGGTTGACTCGTGGCATCGAATTGAATATCCCTCTTGTTTCAGCAGCGATGGACACGGTGACCGAGTCGAGGCTTGCGATTGCCATGGCACAGGAAGGCGGTATTGGCATTATCCATAAAAACATGAACATTGCCGCCCAGGCGGAAGAAGTTCGCAAAGTAAAGAAATTTGAAAGCGGCATGGTGAAGGATCCGGTGTGGGTGACGCCGCAAACCACCGTGGAAGAATTGCTTACGGTCATTGCCCATCATAATTTTTCAGGTGTGCCTGTGGTCGAAAACGGCTTACTGGTCGGTATAGTAACTAGCCGTGATATTCGTTTTGAAACCAATCTTTCGCTGCCGGTTTCAGCCGTCATGACGCCAAAAGAGCGTCTGGTGACGGTGAAAGAAGGGGCTCTGCGTGAAGAAATCCAAAGCCTGCTGCATAAACACCGTTTAGAAAAGCTGCTGGTGGTGAATGATGAGTTCAAGCTGCGCGGCTTAATTACAGTAAAAGACATTCAAAAAGCCAAAGAAAATCCATTTGCCAATAAAGATCATCAGGGACAATTGCGTGTTGGAGCGGCCGTAGGAGTCGGTGAAGGCACCGATGAGCGTGTGGAGGCACTCATTGATGCTGGAGTGGATGTGCTGGTGGTCGACACTGCCCACGGCCATTCTCAGGGCGTATTAAACCGTGTGACCTGGATTAAAAAACATCATCCGCAGGTTCAGGTTGTGGGCGGTAACATTGCGACCGCGGCGGCAGCCCGCGATCTGGTGGCCGCCGGCGTTGATGCCGTCAAGGTTGGAATTGGTCCCGGCTCGATTTGCACCACCCGTATCGTCACGGGTGTCGGCGTACCGCAGATTACTGCCATTGCCAATGTGGCTGAAGGCGTTAAAGGCCAGGTTCCGGTGATTGCCGATGGCGGTATCCGCTTTTCCGGTGATATCTGCAAGGCTCTGGCGGCGGGTGCCGATACAGTCATGTTAGGCAGTATGTTTGCCGGTACAGAAGAATCACCCGGTGAAATTGAACTCTACCAGGGCCGAACCTATAAAAATTACCGCGGCATGGGATCGATTGGGGCCATGGCTCAGGCCCAGGGCTCAAGCGACCGCTATTTTCAGGACATGAGTCAGGGCGCTGAAAAACTGGTTCCGGAAGGCATTGAAGGCCGTGTTCCTTACAAAGGTCCGGTACAAACCATTATCCATCAAATGATGGGCGGCCTGCGTTCCTGCATGGGTTATACTGGTTGTAAAACCATCAGCCTTCTCCATAAAAACGCGGAGTTTGTGCAGGTGACCAATGCCGGAATGCGCGAATCCCATGTCCATGATGTCAGTATTACCAAACAAGCCCCGAATTACCAGGTGGACAACTAATGAGCAGTAATATCAAGCAGCAATGCCTTTTAATTCTCGATTTTGGCTCGCAATACACGCAACTGATTGCTCGCCGTGTGCGGGAAATGGGCGTCTATTGCGAAATTCATCCCTATGATCTGAGTGAAGCTGATTTTAATGCGCTTTCACCCTGTGGCATTATCCTTTCCGGTGGCCCATCCACCGTGACCTTAAGTTGTAACCCCCGCGCGCCGGACTGGGTATTCACCCGCGGTTTACCGGTGTTGGGGATTTGCTATGGCATGCAGACCATGGCTGTTCAGTTAGGCGGCGAAGTGCAGTCGTCTAACCTGCGTGAGTTTGGTTATGCTGAACTGCGTTTGCATGGGCATACCGAATTATTGCACCACATTGAAGACAAAACCGACGCGGAGGGAAGGGCTTTGCTGGATGTGTGGATGAGTCATGGCGATAAAGTCACGCAACTGCCGCCCGGGTTTAAGGTAATCTGTGAAACGCGCAACGCGCCCATTGCCGGCATGGCCAATGATGAACGTCGCCTGTATGGTTTGCAATTCCATCCTGAAGTAACTCATACGGTGCAAGGTTTGCGCATATTGCAACGTTTTGTTGTTGATATTTGCCAGGCTAAAACCACCTGGACCGCCGATAATATTATTCAACAGGCCATTGACACCATTCGCCAGCAGGTGGGGGATGAACAGGTATTGCTTGGACTTTCCGGCGGTGTGGATTCGTCGGTCGTCGCCGCTCTGCTTCACCAGGCCATTGGTGATCAGCTGGTTTGTGTGTTTGTTGACACCGGTCTCTTACGCTTAAATGAAGCGGAGCAGGTGATGGCCATGTTCGGTCAGCACATGGGTATTCGTATCATCGCCGTGAATGCTGAAGACAGGTTTTTAGCGGCGTTGAAAGGGGTTGATTGCCCTGAAACAAAGCGAAAGATCATTGGCCGCACCTTCATTGAAGTCTTTGACGACGAGGCAAAAAAATTACCAGGCGTCAAATGGCTGGCCCAGGGGACCATTTACCCTGATGTCATTGAGTCGGCCGCAACCAAAACCAATGGTGCGGCGGTAGTGATTAAATCGCACCATAATGTGGGCGGCTTGCCAGACACCTTGAATCTAAAATTACTGGAACCGATTCGTGAATTGTTCAAAGACGAGGTTCGCAAAATTGGTCTGGAACTCGGGCTGCCTTACGACATGGTTTACCGCCATCCATTCCCAGGCCCGGGTCTTGGCGTGCGGATTCTTGGTCAGGTGACTAAAGAGTATGCGGATATTTTAAGGCAGGCGGACGCTATTTTTCTTGATGAATTAAGAAACGAAGGCCTTTACCATAAAGTCAGTCAGGCTTTTGCCGTTTTTCTGCCGGTCAAAAGCGTGGGTGTGATGGGAGACGGCCGTCGATATGATTTCGTGATTTGTCTTCGGGCCGTCGAGACCATCGATTTTATGACAGCGCATTGGGCCCATTTACCCTGGGATTTTCTGGGGGCTGTTTCCAACCGCATCATTAATGAGGTGGCTGGTGTGTCGCGGGTAACTTACGACATATCCGGCAAGCCACCAGCGACGATTGAATGGGAATAAACGACAGCGGCTGGATGCAAAAAGCCTATGAACTGGCATTGGCGGCCAAACAGGCCGGCGAAGTGCCAGTCGGCGCTGTGCTTGTTGACAGTAACAATCAGTTGCTGGCGGCAGCCGGCAATCGCGTCATAACCCATAGCGATCCCTGTGCTCATGCCGAAATACTGGTCCTTCGTGAAGCGGCACAAAAGCAGGCCAATTTCAGACTTCTGGATACCACCTTGTACGTCACACTGGAGCCTTGCGCCATGTGTGCAGGTGCCATGGTTCATGCGCGCATTAAACGTCTTGTTTTTGCTGCACGCGATGTGAAAGCGGGTGCGGCCGGTTCAGTATACAATTTACTCAAGGGGTATCCCTTGAATCACCCGGTGCAAATTGATGAAGGATTCCTTGAAGTGGAATGTTCCGCGTTATTAAAAGAATTTTTTATGACTCGGCGTTCGTAAATGCCGTCATCAATTGGCTTCTCAAGCGTTTCTTTTCTTCAGCATTCAGTGGTAAACCAGCCTGGGTTGAAATATAAAACATGTCTTCAACCCGTTCACCTGCGGTAGCAATTTTAGCATTATGCAGATGAAGGCCTTGCTCAGAAAAAATGCGGCTGACGGTCGCCAGCAAGCCGGGACGATCGGTTGTAACCAGAAAAAGACAGGTATGCTGTTCCTGCTGTGCCTCAGTAAAGCTTATCTGCGGTTTAAATTTGAAATGGGCCTGAGTCCGGGACAAACGGCGCTTGATGCTTTTGGGTGGGGAAGAGTGTTTGCCCAACTGTTTTTTTAATGCCTCATGGATGGCTTTAATCTGTTCCTTGTTGGTCAAGGCCTGATGTTGTTCATCGAGAATAATGTAGGTGTCCAGGTCAAACTGATGATCGCAGGTTAAAATGGTCGCTTCCTGAATGGTGATGTAATGATTGCTGAGTACCGTGGTGGTAATTGTAAATCGCTCTTCTCGGTGCGGCATGTAAATGAAGACTTCGGTGCCCCCCTGGCTGTGGTGAGGCATGATAATGATCAAGGGGTACTGCTGGCAACTTAACATGGCCTCAGTATGTCGGGCTATCACTTCGGGCGGTTCATGCAGAAAATATTTGCCTTTGATATGGGCCCAAAGCTCAGTCACTTTGTTGTCATCAATGCCCTTTTTCTTCAACAAGGCCAACGCTTCCTGCTGGCGTTCGCTGATGAGGCTATCTTCATCAGGGAGTGTTTTTTCCTGCTGCTGAACCCGGTGAGCCGCGTGGTAAAGCTCTTTAAGCAGCGAATCTTTCCAACTGTTCCACAAGGTATGGTTAGTGGCACAAATGTCGGCGACAGTCAGCAAATAAAGGTAATCAAGGTAATGAGGTTTTGGCAGATGCTGACAAAACAGGCTGATGGTTTTGGGATCATAAATATCCTGCCGTTGCGCCGTTTGCGACATAAGCAGATGGTTGCGCACAAGCCAGGTGAAAAGATCCGCATCCTCTTTCATTAACTGATGCCGTGCGGCAAAGGCTTTTACCTCCTCCGCACCCAGTTCCGAGTGATCGCCGCCCCGGCCTTTGGCAATGTCATGAAAGAGGGCTGCCAGGTAAAGGAGTTCACGCTTTTTAAGGGTAGCCATAAGCGATGCGGCCAGGGGAAAAGACGGGTTGTAGGCAGGATCAAGAAAACGCACCAGATTACGAATGACAAACAGGGTATGCTGATCCACGGTATACACATGAAATAAATCATATTGCATCTGCCCGGTCACGGCGGCGAAACAATCCAGGTAATGACCAAGCACGCCATAGCGATTCATGTGATGCAAGGCGTAATAGGGGTTCTTTTCTTTAAACAGCTGAATAAATGGCTGGGTTGCCGCAGGGCAGGAGCGAAATTTTTTATCCATTAAAAACAGACACTGCCTAATCAGTCGAATGGTACTGGCACGGACACCGGCTATGT
This Legionella sp. MW5194 DNA region includes the following protein-coding sequences:
- a CDS encoding alpha/beta fold hydrolase yields the protein MKEPIHFAHGNGFPSLCYSQLFNALSDDFDCFYIDKVGHNPGYPVTENWPFLVEEVLDSIKQQINQPVIAVGHSLGGVLSLLAAIREPSLFKAVVMLDSPLLGRLKSSMLRLAKVLGFIDHITPAFRTRGRRRKWPTQEQLLAYLKDRPLFRTFSKACLQDYIDYGLYRDEEGYHLVFDSHIEYQIYRTIPHHLHQYAGQLTVPTALIYGAQSNVVDRFDVRYMKTHYHIDCFKMRGTHMLPMERPKLTARQVIQALDVILKK
- a CDS encoding acyl-CoA dehydrogenase; protein product: MPHSLIVFALIGVSLWLLSRQASIVVWAISYAILTGLYIQYGTPGLVSQVLLCLLTATFVLASIRPLRRNLLSRRLFARISKEMPVMSATEREALEAGTITWEGDLFSGAPDFNKLLKAPTVSFTDEEQAFMDGPLNELCRMIDDWDITHNRADMPPDMWQFIKEKGFFGMIIPKEYGGLDFSASAQAAILSRIYGRSVTVASTISVPNSLGPAELLLKYGTKEQKDYYLPRLADGREIPCFALTGPNAGSDAASMPDKGIVCRQTVDGQEVLGVRLTWNKRYITLCPIATVIGLAFRMFDPDNLLGKGSDVGISCALIPAKTPGVIRGRRHFPLNTAFMNGPTQGKDVFIPMDYLIGGAAMAGSGWRMLMECLSAGRAISLPSSGLGGSQAAALATGAYARVRKQFNTSIANFEGIEEPLARIAANAYLIDAALTMTAAAIDHGAKPSVAGAILKYHTTERARRVALDAMDIHGGKGICLGPNNYMGRGYQSAPIGITVEGANILTRSLIIFGQGAVRCHPYVFKEIESVRENNLALFDKAFWGHGAFMLANFTKSVLFNLTDAHFTRAPRSRVKRYYQLIHRYSSNLAFASDFAMTVIGGELKRKEKISARLGDVLSYLYLASAVLKRFHDDHEPEADLPLVEWCCQHLFHECDLALQGVMTNIKPRAARIILRAVINPWGGLRKQPSDRLGQQLARLLTNPNESRDRLTRLVFKEATANCPIGRLEAAFRKICAVEPLEKRVAVAVKEGTLRALTLLEQIDEAENAGILSSEQAALLKEAELARQHVIAVDDFSHDELSRTALQISAKAKKHEPSKDDITENI
- the guaA gene encoding glutamine-hydrolyzing GMP synthase — its product is MSSNIKQQCLLILDFGSQYTQLIARRVREMGVYCEIHPYDLSEADFNALSPCGIILSGGPSTVTLSCNPRAPDWVFTRGLPVLGICYGMQTMAVQLGGEVQSSNLREFGYAELRLHGHTELLHHIEDKTDAEGRALLDVWMSHGDKVTQLPPGFKVICETRNAPIAGMANDERRLYGLQFHPEVTHTVQGLRILQRFVVDICQAKTTWTADNIIQQAIDTIRQQVGDEQVLLGLSGGVDSSVVAALLHQAIGDQLVCVFVDTGLLRLNEAEQVMAMFGQHMGIRIIAVNAEDRFLAALKGVDCPETKRKIIGRTFIEVFDDEAKKLPGVKWLAQGTIYPDVIESAATKTNGAAVVIKSHHNVGGLPDTLNLKLLEPIRELFKDEVRKIGLELGLPYDMVYRHPFPGPGLGVRILGQVTKEYADILRQADAIFLDELRNEGLYHKVSQAFAVFLPVKSVGVMGDGRRYDFVICLRAVETIDFMTAHWAHLPWDFLGAVSNRIINEVAGVSRVTYDISGKPPATIEWE
- the guaB gene encoding IMP dehydrogenase, whose protein sequence is MSLSIVQQALTFDDVLLVPAHSLVLPKEVSLQTRLTRGIELNIPLVSAAMDTVTESRLAIAMAQEGGIGIIHKNMNIAAQAEEVRKVKKFESGMVKDPVWVTPQTTVEELLTVIAHHNFSGVPVVENGLLVGIVTSRDIRFETNLSLPVSAVMTPKERLVTVKEGALREEIQSLLHKHRLEKLLVVNDEFKLRGLITVKDIQKAKENPFANKDHQGQLRVGAAVGVGEGTDERVEALIDAGVDVLVVDTAHGHSQGVLNRVTWIKKHHPQVQVVGGNIATAAAARDLVAAGVDAVKVGIGPGSICTTRIVTGVGVPQITAIANVAEGVKGQVPVIADGGIRFSGDICKALAAGADTVMLGSMFAGTEESPGEIELYQGRTYKNYRGMGSIGAMAQAQGSSDRYFQDMSQGAEKLVPEGIEGRVPYKGPVQTIIHQMMGGLRSCMGYTGCKTISLLHKNAEFVQVTNAGMRESHVHDVSITKQAPNYQVDN
- the gstA gene encoding glutathione transferase GstA gives rise to the protein MKLYFTKGACSLAVRIVINEIGVDCTYESVNLQAKKTESGKNYLEINKKGAVPALQTDKGEILTENAVILQYLADTYEANKLLPPLHDFERYRVLECVNYITTEIHKTLGALFNPAMTSEIREKFTLPTLKTKFNYLNSLLDGQPYLCGNHLTLPDAYLFVMLTWTFHFKIDLQEWPNLVKHFKKLSQHPSVVKSLQEEGIELAG
- the panD gene encoding aspartate 1-decarboxylase, with the translated sequence MMYRKMLKSKIHRARVTHADLHYEGSITISPELLKAADILPYEAVNVWNVTAGTRFETYAITGEENSTAICVNGAAAHLVTPGDLIIIASFIQLSEETCASFKPTVVFVDEHNRFREIRPETLPDLCEA
- the minD gene encoding septum site-determining protein MinD, coding for MAKIIVVTSGKGGVGKTTTSAAFSSGLALRGHKTVVIDFDIGLRNLDIIMGCERRVVYDFINVINGEASLNQALIKDKRVPDLCILPASQTRDKDALTVEGVEKILNELAKEFEYIVCDSPAGIETGALMAMHFADHAIVVTNPEVSSVRDSDRILGILASKTKRAINNEAPVQEHLLLTRYDPERVEKGEMLSVEDVKEILAIPLIGVIPESKAVLKASNTGTPVILDETSDAGLAYQDAIARFLGESRPMRFVSNERKGILRRLFGKNKEDVPA
- the tadA gene encoding tRNA adenosine(34) deaminase TadA, with protein sequence MNDSGWMQKAYELALAAKQAGEVPVGAVLVDSNNQLLAAAGNRVITHSDPCAHAEILVLREAAQKQANFRLLDTTLYVTLEPCAMCAGAMVHARIKRLVFAARDVKAGAAGSVYNLLKGYPLNHPVQIDEGFLEVECSALLKEFFMTRRS
- the minE gene encoding cell division topological specificity factor MinE, translating into MSIFNYLRKRTSTASVAKERLQIIISHERTQRNTPDYLPKLQEEILAVIARYIPVTRDKVSVNLERMGDSAVLELNVTMPDEALEEI